In one Achromobacter spanius genomic region, the following are encoded:
- a CDS encoding putative 2-aminoethylphosphonate ABC transporter substrate-binding protein yields the protein MNRYKLLALAAALTGVMGAASAETTLTVYTALEADQIKVYQAAFEKANPDIKIQWVRDSTGIIAAKLLAEKSNPKADVIWGLAGTALGLMDKEGMLQPYAPKGLDQIAANMRDAKAEPSWVGMDGYAAAVCFNTIEAEKQKLPKPTSWQDLTKPVYAGKIVMPNPASSGTGFLDVSAWLQIFGEEKGWAYMDALHKNIGSYTHSGSKPCNMAAAGEFPIGVSFDYRAAKLKADGAPVEAVFPSEGLGWEVEATAIMKGTKNLEAARKLADFSASREANELYKANFAVLAIPSIATANPNLPADLTKRMIKNDFVWAATNRERIIAEWTRRYDGKSEPKKK from the coding sequence ATGAATCGCTACAAGCTGCTTGCCCTGGCCGCCGCCCTGACGGGTGTAATGGGCGCCGCCTCCGCCGAGACCACGTTGACGGTCTACACCGCGCTCGAAGCCGACCAGATCAAGGTCTACCAAGCCGCGTTCGAAAAGGCCAATCCCGACATCAAGATTCAATGGGTCCGCGATTCCACGGGCATCATCGCCGCCAAGCTGCTGGCCGAAAAAAGCAACCCCAAGGCGGACGTGATCTGGGGCCTGGCCGGCACGGCGCTGGGCCTGATGGACAAGGAAGGCATGCTGCAACCCTACGCCCCGAAGGGCCTGGACCAGATCGCCGCCAACATGCGCGACGCCAAGGCGGAGCCGTCGTGGGTCGGCATGGACGGCTATGCCGCCGCCGTCTGCTTCAACACCATCGAAGCCGAAAAGCAGAAGCTGCCCAAGCCGACCTCGTGGCAAGACCTGACCAAGCCTGTCTACGCGGGCAAGATCGTCATGCCGAACCCGGCGTCCTCGGGCACGGGCTTTCTGGACGTCAGCGCCTGGCTGCAGATTTTTGGCGAAGAGAAGGGCTGGGCCTATATGGACGCCCTGCACAAGAACATTGGTTCGTACACGCACTCGGGCTCCAAGCCGTGCAACATGGCGGCCGCGGGGGAATTCCCGATCGGCGTGTCGTTCGACTACCGCGCGGCCAAGCTGAAGGCCGATGGCGCGCCGGTCGAAGCCGTATTCCCGTCGGAAGGCCTGGGCTGGGAAGTGGAAGCCACCGCCATCATGAAGGGCACGAAGAACCTGGAAGCCGCCCGCAAGCTGGCCGACTTCTCGGCCAGCCGCGAGGCCAACGAGCTGTACAAGGCGAACTTCGCGGTGCTGGCGATTCCGTCCATCGCCACGGCCAACCCGAACCTGCCGGCCGACCTGACCAAGCGCATGATCAAGAACGACTTCGTGTGGGCCGCCACGAACCGCGAACGCATCATCGCCGAGTGGACCCGCCGCTACGACGGCAAGTCCGAGCCGAAGAAGAAGTAA